The Xenopus tropicalis strain Nigerian chromosome 2, UCB_Xtro_10.0, whole genome shotgun sequence genome window below encodes:
- the LOC100493594 gene encoding receptor-type tyrosine-protein phosphatase V isoform X1 yields the protein MESRDFSRAMPVCSFQEMFYMKQKDENNIFIKEFKELTDVGNDQSKEAAETPANAMKNRYAHILPYDHTQVKLSLIDGNLDSGYINANYIPGFGDGKEYIATQAPLPATFVDFWRMIWEQRVRIIVMLTVCEEQGKVLCDQYWPADTVSYGLIAVHKVSELHSKDWTIRHFTIQKINNADTSARSIYQLHYTTWPDRGVPINPVSLVTFVEFVREHVQAVKDSGPTVLHCSAGVGRTGTFIALDVALQQLNAGQCIDIFQTVHKMRLSRYLMLQTEEQYIFVHYCILEKIVQKVEPHTAVQ from the exons ATGGAGTCAAG aGATTTCTCTCGTGCAATGCCAGTGTGCAGTTTTCAAGAAATGTTTTATATGAAACAAAAAgatgaaaataatatatttataaaagaattTAAG GAGCTGACAGATGTTGGGAATGATCAGTCAAAGGAGGCAGCAGAGACACCAGCTAATGCAATGAAGAATAGATATGCACACATCTTACCGT ATGATCACACCCAAGTCAAGTTAAGCCTAATTGATGGGAATCTTGATTCTGGATACATCAACGCAAATTACATTCCg GGTTTCGGTGACGGTAAAGAGTATATAGCAACACAGGCCCCCTTGCCTGCAACATTTGTTGATTTCTGGCGCATGATCTGGGAGCAGCGAGTAAGAATTATAGTGATGCTAACTGTGTGTGAAGAACAAGGGAAG gtCCTGTGTGATCAGTACTGGCCTGCAGACACTGTTTCATATGGGCTCATTGCTGTGCACAAAGTTTCTGAGCTACACAGTAAAGACTGGACCATAAGACACTtcacaatacaaaaaataaat AACGCAGATACCTCAGCTAGATCTATTTATCAACTGCATTACACAACTTGGCCTGATCGAGGTGTCCCTATAAACCCAGTTTCACTGGTTACATTTGTGGAATTTGTACGAGAGCATGTGCAAGCTGTGAAGGATTCTGGACCCACAGTGCTGCACTGCAG TGCTGGTGTTGGACGCACAGGGACGTTCATTGCTCTAGATGTGGCCCTACAGCAGTTAAATGCTGGACAATGCATAGATATCTTTCAAACAGTGCATAAAATGCGTCTTAGCCGGTACCTTATGCTGCAGACTGAG gaacaatatatatttgtgcattacTGTATCCTTGAAAAAATAGTACAGAAGGTAGAACCTCACACA GCTGTACAATGA
- the LOC100493594 gene encoding receptor-type tyrosine-protein phosphatase V isoform X2, with product MESRDFSRAMPVCSFQEMFYMKQKDENNIFIKEFKELTDVGNDQSKEAAETPANAMKNRYAHILPYDHTQVKLSLIDGNLDSGYINANYIPGFGDGKEYIATQAPLPATFVDFWRMIWEQRVRIIVMLTVCEEQGKVLCDQYWPADTVSYGLIAVHKVSELHSKDWTIRHFTIQKINNADTSARSIYQLHYTTWPDRGVPINPVSLVTFVEFVREHVQAVKDSGPTVLHCSAGVGRTGTFIALDVALQQLNAGQCIDIFQTVHKMRLSRYLMLQTEAVQ from the exons ATGGAGTCAAG aGATTTCTCTCGTGCAATGCCAGTGTGCAGTTTTCAAGAAATGTTTTATATGAAACAAAAAgatgaaaataatatatttataaaagaattTAAG GAGCTGACAGATGTTGGGAATGATCAGTCAAAGGAGGCAGCAGAGACACCAGCTAATGCAATGAAGAATAGATATGCACACATCTTACCGT ATGATCACACCCAAGTCAAGTTAAGCCTAATTGATGGGAATCTTGATTCTGGATACATCAACGCAAATTACATTCCg GGTTTCGGTGACGGTAAAGAGTATATAGCAACACAGGCCCCCTTGCCTGCAACATTTGTTGATTTCTGGCGCATGATCTGGGAGCAGCGAGTAAGAATTATAGTGATGCTAACTGTGTGTGAAGAACAAGGGAAG gtCCTGTGTGATCAGTACTGGCCTGCAGACACTGTTTCATATGGGCTCATTGCTGTGCACAAAGTTTCTGAGCTACACAGTAAAGACTGGACCATAAGACACTtcacaatacaaaaaataaat AACGCAGATACCTCAGCTAGATCTATTTATCAACTGCATTACACAACTTGGCCTGATCGAGGTGTCCCTATAAACCCAGTTTCACTGGTTACATTTGTGGAATTTGTACGAGAGCATGTGCAAGCTGTGAAGGATTCTGGACCCACAGTGCTGCACTGCAG TGCTGGTGTTGGACGCACAGGGACGTTCATTGCTCTAGATGTGGCCCTACAGCAGTTAAATGCTGGACAATGCATAGATATCTTTCAAACAGTGCATAAAATGCGTCTTAGCCGGTACCTTATGCTGCAGACTGAG GCTGTACAATGA